The following are from one region of the Paenibacillus sp. KS-LC4 genome:
- the nikB gene encoding nickel ABC transporter permease, giving the protein MLRFWLERAMQMLLVIFCVATLTFILMRVSPGDPARILLTTHNIPASQEAIDALREEMGLTDSLWSQYIRWLGDVFTWQWGTSYMSKEPVAGELLKRLPATLELASAGAFVMLLATCLIGLVTAIFSTGLLDRMGRLMALLGASIPSFWLGFLLIYFFSVRLGWLPSMGRGSIAHLLMPAVTLGLGLGAVYARVLRTNMLEMNSQNFVKASRARGLSKGRILIFQVFKHAFLPILSMLGTSFAFMLGGNVIVETIFSWPGLGKYIIEAITARDYPVIQGYVVFTSFLFVAIHLAVEALYVRLDPRLRAS; this is encoded by the coding sequence ATGCTTCGTTTTTGGCTCGAACGCGCCATGCAAATGCTGCTTGTCATTTTTTGCGTAGCGACGCTGACCTTCATTTTAATGAGGGTGTCTCCGGGCGATCCGGCGAGAATTTTACTGACCACGCACAATATCCCGGCTTCTCAGGAGGCGATTGACGCACTGCGGGAGGAAATGGGACTGACAGACTCCTTATGGAGCCAATATATACGCTGGCTTGGCGATGTATTTACATGGCAGTGGGGGACGTCTTATATGTCCAAGGAGCCGGTTGCTGGCGAACTGCTTAAAAGGCTGCCCGCTACACTGGAGCTGGCCTCGGCTGGCGCATTTGTCATGCTGCTGGCAACCTGCCTCATCGGCCTCGTCACCGCCATTTTTTCAACAGGGCTGCTTGATCGGATGGGCCGATTAATGGCTCTGCTTGGCGCCTCGATCCCCTCCTTTTGGCTCGGTTTTTTATTGATTTATTTTTTCTCGGTCCGGCTCGGCTGGCTGCCTTCCATGGGACGCGGCAGTATTGCTCACCTCTTAATGCCGGCGGTTACGCTAGGGCTTGGACTTGGTGCGGTATATGCCCGGGTTTTGCGGACGAACATGCTTGAGATGAACAGTCAGAACTTCGTCAAGGCCTCGCGAGCGCGAGGCTTGTCCAAGGGAAGGATTTTAATCTTCCAAGTGTTTAAGCATGCGTTTTTGCCGATTTTGTCGATGCTGGGGACAAGCTTTGCATTTATGCTGGGGGGGAATGTGATCGTCGAGACGATCTTTTCTTGGCCCGGGTTAGGCAAATATATAATAGAAGCGATAACGGCGCGGGATTATCCGGTCATTCAAGGTTATGTGGTATTCACCTCCTTCTTGTTTGTCGCGATCCATTTGGCGGTAGAAGCTTTATATGTGCGCTTGGACCCGCGGCTGCGGGCAAGCTAG
- the nikC gene encoding nickel transporter permease, whose translation MPTLFQKKNTSLLLGIGLFAVIVLLGLLAPWLAPHDPLQVHLSNRLLSPSGEYPFGTDHLGRCILSRILYGIRTTVSIAFVILGLSLCISLPIGLLTGYFGGRTDHFFMRLMDGTLAFPDFVLTIAIVGILGPGFTNMILAIVIVRWANYVRLIRGLVLKVSKEDYLITARMSGNSHLRIMRRYILPQIAAPIAVFSTLDIGKIVLLIAGLSFLGLGVQPPTPEWGVMLHDATRYFQLAPHVMIFPGLAIVSFVLACQLIGDRFKERHAHVPKEV comes from the coding sequence ATGCCGACCCTATTTCAGAAAAAGAATACAAGCCTGCTGCTTGGCATCGGCCTATTTGCAGTTATCGTCCTGCTGGGCTTGCTTGCCCCATGGCTCGCCCCTCACGACCCGCTACAGGTTCATTTATCCAATCGGCTTCTGTCGCCGAGCGGCGAATACCCCTTCGGCACCGATCATTTGGGACGCTGCATTTTATCTCGTATATTGTACGGCATTCGGACGACGGTTTCGATTGCTTTTGTTATTTTGGGCTTGAGCTTATGTATTAGCTTGCCGATTGGGCTGTTGACCGGCTATTTTGGCGGGAGAACCGATCATTTTTTCATGCGGCTGATGGACGGTACGCTCGCGTTTCCCGATTTTGTGCTGACGATTGCGATTGTAGGCATTCTCGGACCCGGGTTCACGAATATGATTCTGGCGATTGTTATTGTGAGGTGGGCCAATTATGTCCGGCTTATCCGCGGGCTTGTGCTTAAGGTGAGCAAGGAGGATTATTTGATTACAGCCCGCATGTCCGGCAATTCGCATTTGCGAATTATGCGCCGTTATATTTTGCCGCAAATCGCAGCGCCAATTGCTGTATTTAGTACGCTGGACATAGGCAAAATCGTGCTGCTCATCGCCGGTTTATCGTTCCTCGGCTTAGGCGTGCAGCCGCCGACTCCTGAATGGGGCGTCATGCTGCATGATGCTACACGTTATTTTCAGCTTGCGCCGCATGTCATGATTTTTCCGGGGCTTGCGATCGTAAGCTTCGTATTGGCTTGCCAATTAATTGGCGACCGTTTTAAAGAGCGGCATGCTCACGTTCCGAAAGAGGTGTAA
- a CDS encoding ABC transporter ATP-binding protein, producing MAENRTDIMDSAGFNDTPLLRVQNMEISRQQAGKWCPIVKHFSLELHAGEMAALVGPSGCGKSMTAHALVGLLETELRLTGGQILYGGEDISRYDERRLQQLRREEIALLIQHSLSGLDPIRTVRRQMVETLRLKARHSRKEMESYLYMLLERMGFAEPKLILDAYPFELSGGMRQRVLLAMMLSTEPKLLIADEPTTALDALNRDRVLALLKQLQADFGLTVLLISHDEQSVHKFADRVITMQSGGITSAQAGGSAL from the coding sequence ATGGCGGAGAATCGTACCGACATAATGGACAGCGCAGGCTTTAACGATACCCCGCTGCTCCGCGTTCAAAATATGGAAATTTCCCGGCAGCAGGCTGGAAAATGGTGCCCTATCGTGAAGCATTTTTCCTTGGAGCTTCATGCTGGTGAAATGGCTGCGCTTGTAGGACCAAGCGGCTGTGGCAAAAGCATGACGGCCCATGCGCTTGTAGGGCTGCTGGAAACCGAACTGCGCCTGACAGGCGGGCAAATTTTGTACGGGGGAGAGGATATTTCCCGTTATGATGAGCGGCGCTTGCAGCAGCTTCGCCGAGAGGAGATCGCCTTGCTCATTCAGCATTCGCTTAGCGGACTTGATCCGATCCGCACGGTACGGAGGCAGATGGTCGAGACGCTGAGGCTGAAGGCGAGGCACTCGCGTAAAGAAATGGAATCGTATTTATATATGCTGCTGGAGCGTATGGGCTTTGCGGAGCCGAAGCTGATATTGGACGCATACCCTTTTGAGCTAAGCGGAGGCATGCGCCAAAGGGTGCTGCTTGCGATGATGCTGAGCACGGAGCCGAAGCTGTTGATTGCCGATGAGCCGACGACGGCGCTGGATGCGCTCAATCGCGACCGGGTATTAGCTTTGCTAAAGCAGCTGCAAGCGGATTTTGGCCTGACGGTGCTGCTCATTTCGCATGACGAGCAAAGCGTCCACAAATTTGCGGATCGCGTCATTACGATGCAGTCCGGAGGGATAACCTCAGCCCAAGCGGGGGGAAGCGCCCTATGA
- a CDS encoding dipeptide/oligopeptide/nickel ABC transporter ATP-binding protein — protein MIVLELRQVAKFYPLRLLRRRGGLKARDGKASVQAVKQVNLALHLGETLGLVGESGSGKSTLARLIMKLETLSSGQILLGGQSIHEPHMKELHLYKRVQLVLQDSATSLHPRMLVKEVLAEPMRNFDALRPLEIREASVQLIRAVGLDESFLEKLPHQLSGGQKQRVCIARALAVRPALIIFDESLASLDPLSQASIVAMLQQIQRGQELSYLFITHDLELARRLCDRVAVMYQGEIVETFSQWEEGALKHPYTQALFATHAEAVNVGAAAYAENAE, from the coding sequence ATGATTGTGCTGGAATTGCGTCAAGTGGCCAAGTTCTACCCGCTGCGGCTGCTGAGAAGGCGAGGCGGGCTCAAGGCGAGGGACGGCAAGGCGTCCGTTCAAGCTGTGAAGCAGGTAAATCTTGCGCTGCACCTTGGTGAAACGCTTGGGCTTGTTGGAGAAAGCGGCAGCGGAAAAAGCACATTGGCCAGACTCATTATGAAGCTTGAAACGCTGAGCTCTGGACAGATTTTGCTTGGCGGTCAGTCCATTCATGAACCTCATATGAAGGAGCTGCACCTATACAAAAGGGTACAGCTTGTGTTGCAAGATTCCGCAACCTCACTGCATCCCCGAATGCTCGTGAAGGAAGTGCTTGCGGAGCCGATGCGAAATTTTGACGCGCTGCGTCCGCTGGAAATTCGGGAGGCCAGCGTGCAGCTTATACGAGCCGTTGGCTTGGACGAAAGCTTCTTGGAGAAGCTGCCGCATCAGCTAAGCGGCGGGCAGAAGCAGCGTGTATGCATCGCAAGAGCGCTGGCTGTGCGGCCGGCTTTGATCATTTTCGACGAGTCGTTAGCCAGTCTCGATCCTTTATCACAGGCATCTATTGTGGCGATGCTCCAGCAAATTCAGCGAGGGCAAGAGCTATCCTACTTATTCATTACGCATGATCTGGAGCTTGCCCGTCGGCTGTGCGACCGAGTTGCCGTCATGTATCAGGGCGAAATCGTAGAAACGTTTAGCCAGTGGGAGGAAGGGGCGCTCAAGCATCCGTATACCCAAGCTTTATTTGCGACGCATGCTGAAGCTGTAAATGTGGGAGCTGCTGCATACGCGGAAAACGCTGAGTAG
- a CDS encoding BofC C-terminal domain-containing protein has product MMLMSLWKQLKRKLRRRPLWTLGSIALLALTLAGAVWQPGKAAAAVRLTSAVTHFADSASAANVVGAAFRSGAVTRPSADLLRELREQQEPVSVMLRRYYLCGQESRPLGRMTSLQLIRLLEANSSWHATFDKTNNRVLVEQTVDEFSKHCQNEAYMGVDKQGNLSLFEGEPQQEKVLRTFFQLDIRYLESSLPHDKVEQLSHGIKINDMDEFNSVLSTFSDYELGHGKATKRSAY; this is encoded by the coding sequence ATGATGCTAATGAGCTTATGGAAGCAGCTAAAAAGAAAGCTTCGCCGCCGTCCGCTATGGACGCTAGGCAGTATTGCCTTGCTCGCCTTAACGCTAGCGGGCGCTGTCTGGCAGCCTGGGAAAGCGGCTGCGGCCGTCCGCTTGACTAGCGCCGTCACCCATTTTGCCGATTCAGCGTCTGCCGCTAATGTCGTAGGTGCAGCTTTTCGTTCAGGAGCCGTCACCCGCCCCTCTGCCGACTTGCTGCGCGAGCTGCGAGAGCAGCAGGAGCCAGTAAGCGTCATGCTGCGGCGCTACTATTTATGCGGGCAGGAGAGCAGGCCGCTTGGGCGCATGACCTCGCTCCAGCTCATCCGGCTGCTGGAGGCAAATAGCAGCTGGCACGCCACCTTCGATAAAACGAACAATCGGGTGCTGGTGGAGCAGACGGTGGATGAGTTTTCGAAGCATTGCCAGAATGAAGCGTATATGGGCGTGGATAAACAGGGGAATTTGTCGCTGTTTGAAGGGGAGCCCCAGCAGGAAAAGGTGCTGCGAACTTTTTTTCAACTGGATATTCGGTATTTGGAAAGCAGCTTGCCTCACGATAAAGTAGAACAGCTGTCGCATGGGATTAAAATTAATGACATGGATGAATTTAATAGCGTTCTGTCTACCTTTAGCGATTATGAGCTCGGACATGGCAAAGCCACTAAACGATCCGCTTATTAA
- the ruvC gene encoding crossover junction endodeoxyribonuclease RuvC, which translates to MRVLGIDPGIAIAGFGFVDKVGHKLKPVQYGCIQTEAHTPPEERLIQIYDSAVALMDKYKPDSVAVEKLFFNRNVSTAFAVGQARGVIILAAAQRGLPVAEYTPLQVKQAVVGYGKAEKRQVQEMVKMFLNLSAIPKPDDVADALAVAICHAHSAVLVQKLNEAGRS; encoded by the coding sequence TTGCGCGTTCTTGGCATAGACCCCGGTATTGCGATAGCGGGTTTTGGTTTCGTTGATAAAGTGGGTCATAAGCTTAAGCCCGTTCAGTATGGCTGTATTCAGACGGAGGCGCATACGCCGCCCGAGGAGCGGCTCATTCAAATTTATGATTCGGCAGTTGCTCTTATGGATAAGTACAAGCCCGATTCGGTTGCAGTGGAGAAGCTGTTCTTTAATCGGAACGTATCAACGGCGTTTGCGGTTGGGCAGGCGCGCGGGGTTATTATTTTGGCGGCGGCGCAGCGCGGGCTTCCGGTTGCGGAATATACGCCGCTGCAAGTTAAGCAGGCCGTTGTAGGCTATGGCAAGGCGGAGAAGCGCCAAGTGCAGGAAATGGTCAAGATGTTCCTAAATTTATCGGCCATTCCGAAGCCTGATGATGTAGCAGATGCGTTGGCAGTAGCTATTTGCCATGCCCATTCGGCGGTTTTAGTTCAAAAATTAAATGAGGCGGGACGATCATGA
- the ruvA gene encoding Holliday junction branch migration protein RuvA: protein MIDFLRGIVSHIELEYVVLDVRDVGYRVFTPNPYALAKKEEAVTLYIHHSVREDAILLYGFATREEQTLFRKLLEVSGIGPRVALGILAGGKPETVIAAIQQENITFLTKLPGIGKKTAQRMILDLKDKLAGIASDAAVLSAAGAYLEPDLFQGGSGQGAGTAWEEAREALAALGYTAAELDRAWHGLQQTVVPEETVDSLMKRALQQLFKG from the coding sequence ATGATTGATTTTTTACGAGGAATAGTGTCCCATATTGAGCTGGAGTATGTGGTGCTGGATGTACGAGATGTCGGTTACCGGGTGTTTACGCCGAATCCGTACGCGTTAGCGAAGAAAGAAGAAGCCGTCACCCTTTATATTCATCATTCCGTCCGTGAGGATGCGATTTTGCTGTATGGGTTTGCAACGCGTGAGGAACAGACGCTGTTTCGCAAGCTGCTGGAAGTATCGGGCATTGGTCCCCGCGTAGCGCTGGGCATACTCGCAGGAGGCAAGCCGGAAACGGTTATTGCTGCCATCCAGCAGGAGAATATTACGTTTCTTACGAAGCTGCCCGGAATTGGCAAGAAGACGGCGCAGCGGATGATTTTGGATTTGAAGGACAAGCTTGCGGGCATCGCAAGCGATGCGGCGGTGCTGTCGGCGGCGGGCGCTTATCTGGAGCCCGATTTATTTCAAGGCGGCAGCGGCCAGGGAGCGGGAACCGCATGGGAAGAAGCGCGTGAGGCGCTCGCAGCGCTCGGTTATACAGCTGCGGAGCTTGATCGGGCATGGCATGGCTTGCAGCAGACGGTTGTTCCAGAGGAAACGGTCGATTCCCTCATGAAGCGCGCTTTGCAGCAACTGTTTAAAGGTTGA
- the ruvB gene encoding Holliday junction branch migration DNA helicase RuvB, protein MDERIISANLMMDDQAVELSLRPRYLAEYIGQSKAKENLKVYIDAAKLRKEALDHVLLYGPPGLGKTTLSNIIANELGVNLRTTSGPAIERPGDLAALLTNLQEGDVLFIDEIHRLHRTVEEVLYPAMEDYALDIMIGKGPSARSVRLDLPPFTLIGATTRAGLLSAPLRDRFGVISRLEFYTVDELAYIISRSAEIFNISIVGEASREIALRSRGTPRIANRLLKRVRDFAQVRGDGIITDEIASSALELLQVDPMGLDSIDHKMLQAMMTTFAGRPVGLDTIAATIGEESQTIEDVYEPYLMQIGFLQRTPRGRMATEQAYRHIGIPYPERN, encoded by the coding sequence ATGGACGAAAGAATTATTTCCGCCAACCTTATGATGGATGATCAGGCGGTGGAGCTAAGTCTGCGTCCTCGTTATTTGGCTGAATATATCGGTCAATCGAAGGCGAAGGAAAATTTGAAGGTATACATAGACGCGGCAAAGCTTCGCAAGGAAGCGCTCGATCATGTATTGCTTTACGGGCCGCCCGGACTTGGGAAAACAACGCTGTCGAACATTATCGCCAATGAGCTTGGCGTAAACCTGCGCACGACATCGGGACCAGCCATTGAGCGTCCAGGAGACCTTGCTGCCCTGCTGACGAATTTGCAGGAGGGCGACGTGCTGTTTATTGATGAAATTCATCGACTGCACCGTACAGTGGAGGAAGTGCTTTACCCGGCAATGGAGGATTACGCGCTCGATATTATGATTGGCAAAGGTCCAAGCGCAAGATCCGTACGGCTTGATTTGCCGCCATTTACGCTGATTGGCGCAACGACTAGGGCGGGACTGCTTTCCGCTCCGCTGCGGGATCGCTTCGGCGTCATTAGCCGGCTGGAATTTTATACGGTCGATGAGCTTGCTTATATTATTTCGCGCTCGGCGGAAATTTTTAATATTTCCATCGTAGGCGAAGCCTCGCGGGAAATTGCGCTGCGCTCCCGTGGCACACCGCGGATTGCCAACCGCCTGCTTAAGCGGGTCAGGGATTTTGCCCAAGTTCGCGGCGATGGCATTATAACAGATGAAATAGCAAGCTCAGCGCTGGAGCTGTTGCAGGTTGATCCGATGGGTCTGGACAGCATCGACCATAAAATGCTGCAAGCCATGATGACGACATTTGCCGGGCGCCCGGTAGGCCTCGATACAATCGCGGCTACCATTGGCGAGGAAAGCCAGACGATAGAAGATGTGTATGAGCCTTATTTAATGCAGATCGGCTTCCTTCAGCGCACGCCTCGCGGACGGATGGCGACCGAGCAGGCTTATCGCCATATAGGCATCCCTTATCCGGAGAGAAATTAG
- a CDS encoding DUF393 domain-containing protein, with the protein MASPRQRSAEKLFVVYDGECNFCIATVARLKELPSRADLQFVQIQQLEQQGMLGVPGIQQVSEQQLYEKMHVADSNGVLYAGAEGVVRVLRTVKGLSVLSLLYQLPGMSRIADAIYRIIASRRYEWFGRTEQSCSVNGCEWKPPRQNNNHPEGGR; encoded by the coding sequence ATGGCTAGTCCAAGGCAGCGGTCAGCAGAAAAGCTGTTTGTCGTCTATGATGGCGAGTGCAATTTCTGCATTGCGACGGTTGCAAGGCTCAAGGAGCTGCCGTCGCGGGCCGATTTGCAATTTGTGCAAATACAGCAGTTGGAGCAGCAAGGGATGCTGGGCGTCCCTGGTATTCAGCAGGTGAGTGAGCAGCAGCTTTATGAGAAAATGCATGTTGCAGACAGCAATGGTGTGCTATATGCCGGAGCAGAAGGCGTTGTGCGCGTGCTGCGCACGGTTAAAGGCCTGAGTGTGCTTTCTCTGCTTTACCAGTTGCCAGGCATGAGCCGCATAGCGGATGCCATTTATCGTATCATTGCGAGTCGGCGTTATGAATGGTTTGGCAGAACGGAGCAAAGCTGCTCGGTGAACGGCTGCGAGTGGAAGCCTCCAAGGCAGAACAATAATCACCCAGAAGGGGGAAGGTGA
- a CDS encoding SpoIID/LytB domain-containing protein: protein MNTRFSIRRLLLLTLAGLLLISMWHVQPSQGAVPQLDSIRVAIFLQFPGKYQVNTAAATLSSAGGLSIGMKQPSGTEEWLRESGNVQARFAKDDYKVKVLETNSFETALSAYKRVQAAKGSGFITSLTKKSKTVYQVTEGTYKTVDEAKTALGKWKTDSELMKLSGGSQPELQGPLHLESTGYASKAAADKAAAAFEAAGIDTYIAVRKPSSGLRYSVMVGAAASSADLDLIKVATGAAGVSLLQADVLTPYLLLKSDHTLTGKSGSPLTMYTFPVTSAKVWVEPAGKETIKLTERYSRTYRGAFEFSDFNGKLAVVNELPFEQYLYSVVGAEMVSSWPQEALKAQAVAARTYALYQGSGFQIAHVVDSVSSQAYAGTSTEKQSTIQAVDATQGEVVLYKGKLIEALYSSNGGGATADAKEVWGNAVPYLTSVKSPTDSSAEKGLFSWYRVVLPSGLTGYIREDLLTATSETNPAGIKLMKVNTDGVKVRKIPLIQDDVPLVGQVNEGAKVVVLEKSVQSGPMSWVRGPFSSEELVASLKSVTTISGPIHSLQVSKTGPSGRATELLANGKKLEVKYPDMLRTALGSLPSTLFQIDETARVTVLGANKKTTTKPESAGAIYTVGAGGEVKQMDAKLYMMGSKGQVREATKTPSFRFVGTGFGHGIGLSQYGALGLAEQGYDYSYILKYYYNDVTIAKE, encoded by the coding sequence ATGAACACTCGCTTTTCGATCAGACGGTTGTTGCTTCTAACTTTAGCTGGGTTATTGCTCATTTCAATGTGGCATGTACAGCCCTCTCAAGGAGCTGTACCTCAGCTTGATTCGATACGAGTCGCCATTTTTTTGCAATTTCCGGGGAAATATCAGGTGAATACGGCCGCTGCTACACTCAGCTCGGCTGGCGGCTTGTCCATAGGTATGAAGCAGCCATCCGGCACGGAGGAATGGCTGCGGGAATCAGGCAATGTACAGGCCCGCTTTGCAAAGGATGATTATAAGGTCAAGGTGCTGGAAACGAACAGCTTCGAAACGGCGCTGAGCGCTTATAAACGAGTGCAAGCAGCCAAGGGCAGCGGTTTTATTACTTCCTTAACGAAGAAAAGCAAGACGGTGTACCAAGTAACAGAAGGTACCTACAAAACCGTCGACGAAGCAAAAACAGCGCTAGGCAAATGGAAGACAGACAGCGAGCTCATGAAGCTTTCCGGCGGCTCTCAGCCGGAGCTGCAAGGTCCGCTTCATCTGGAAAGCACAGGCTACGCCTCTAAAGCCGCAGCTGACAAGGCGGCCGCAGCATTCGAGGCAGCAGGTATTGATACGTATATCGCTGTACGCAAGCCTTCAAGCGGGCTGCGTTATTCCGTTATGGTAGGTGCTGCTGCCAGCAGCGCTGACCTGGATCTTATTAAGGTGGCGACTGGAGCAGCTGGCGTCAGCCTGCTGCAGGCCGATGTGTTAACGCCGTATTTGCTGCTAAAGAGCGATCACACGCTGACAGGCAAGTCAGGAAGCCCGCTTACGATGTATACGTTTCCTGTAACAAGCGCTAAAGTGTGGGTAGAGCCGGCAGGCAAAGAAACGATTAAGCTGACGGAGCGATACAGCCGCACGTATCGCGGGGCGTTTGAATTCAGTGATTTTAATGGCAAGCTTGCCGTTGTAAATGAACTTCCGTTTGAGCAGTATTTGTATTCGGTTGTAGGGGCGGAAATGGTGTCCTCTTGGCCGCAGGAGGCTTTGAAGGCCCAAGCGGTAGCCGCTAGAACGTATGCACTCTATCAAGGCTCGGGTTTTCAAATCGCCCATGTGGTCGATAGCGTGAGCAGCCAGGCCTATGCCGGCACAAGCACGGAGAAGCAATCAACGATTCAAGCGGTAGATGCGACGCAAGGCGAGGTTGTACTGTACAAGGGCAAGCTGATCGAGGCGCTTTATTCCTCCAATGGCGGCGGGGCTACAGCGGATGCGAAGGAGGTATGGGGCAATGCAGTCCCCTATTTGACCAGCGTCAAAAGCCCGACGGACAGCTCGGCGGAGAAAGGGCTGTTCAGCTGGTACCGCGTCGTGCTCCCAAGCGGCTTGACTGGCTATATTCGCGAGGATTTGCTTACAGCAACAAGCGAAACGAACCCTGCAGGAATAAAGCTGATGAAGGTGAACACGGACGGCGTAAAGGTACGGAAAATACCGCTCATTCAGGATGATGTTCCTCTGGTTGGTCAGGTTAATGAGGGGGCTAAGGTTGTCGTTTTGGAAAAATCGGTGCAATCGGGGCCGATGTCTTGGGTACGAGGTCCGTTCAGCTCAGAAGAGCTGGTCGCTTCACTCAAGAGCGTCACTACGATATCCGGACCGATTCATTCGCTTCAAGTGAGCAAGACAGGACCGTCTGGACGCGCTACGGAGCTGCTCGCAAACGGCAAAAAGCTAGAGGTTAAATATCCAGATATGCTGCGGACGGCGCTTGGGAGCTTGCCAAGCACCCTATTCCAAATTGACGAGACGGCACGTGTCACCGTACTTGGAGCGAATAAGAAAACGACCACAAAGCCGGAGAGCGCAGGTGCGATCTATACGGTCGGGGCAGGCGGCGAAGTGAAGCAAATGGATGCCAAGCTGTATATGATGGGCAGCAAAGGCCAAGTCCGTGAAGCAACCAAGACGCCGAGCTTCCGTTTCGTCGGCACAGGCTTCGGTCATGGAATCGGCTTGTCCCAATATGGGGCGCTAGGCCTTGCTGAGCAAGGGTATGACTACTCTTATATTCTGAAATACTATTATAATGATGTAACTATCGCTAAGGAATGA
- the queA gene encoding tRNA preQ1(34) S-adenosylmethionine ribosyltransferase-isomerase QueA — protein sequence MNVEMFDFELPEHLIAQTPLLQRTSSRLLTLDRSSGAVNHKGFTDLAQHLHAGDVLVLNDTRVLPARLIGAKADTGAKIELLLLKQLEGDRWEALAKPAKRMKIGTEVWFGDDGSGQPLLRAFVEEEGDMGGRTIRFAYSGIFQELLERLGEMPLPPYIRERLEERERYQTVFAKHNGSAAAPTAGLHFTADFLKQLADKGVRIAYVTLHVGLGTFRPMSVDVVEEHVMHSEYYELSEETAALLNQARAEGARIVAVGTTSARTLETVATRFENESIQACSGWTDIFIFPGYSFKLVNALLTNFHLPKSTLVMLVSALAGRDAVMSAYAEAIREEYRFFSFGDAMFIY from the coding sequence ATGAACGTAGAAATGTTTGATTTTGAACTGCCGGAGCATTTAATCGCCCAGACGCCGCTGCTGCAGCGGACCTCATCAAGGCTCTTAACGCTGGACCGCAGCAGTGGCGCGGTGAACCATAAAGGCTTCACCGATCTGGCGCAGCATTTGCATGCCGGCGATGTGCTGGTGCTTAATGACACTAGGGTACTGCCTGCTCGTTTAATTGGCGCGAAGGCGGATACGGGGGCGAAGATTGAGCTTTTGCTGCTTAAGCAGCTCGAAGGAGACCGCTGGGAGGCGCTGGCGAAGCCAGCCAAGCGCATGAAGATCGGTACAGAGGTTTGGTTTGGCGACGATGGCAGCGGCCAGCCTCTGCTGCGTGCCTTTGTAGAAGAGGAAGGCGATATGGGCGGACGCACGATTCGTTTTGCCTATTCGGGCATTTTTCAGGAGCTGCTGGAGCGGCTTGGCGAAATGCCGCTTCCCCCATACATTCGGGAACGTTTGGAGGAGCGTGAGCGCTACCAGACCGTATTTGCCAAGCATAACGGCTCGGCAGCCGCACCGACGGCGGGGCTCCATTTTACAGCCGATTTTTTGAAGCAGCTTGCGGATAAAGGTGTGCGAATTGCCTATGTGACGCTGCATGTAGGACTCGGAACGTTTCGGCCGATGTCGGTTGACGTTGTGGAAGAGCATGTCATGCATTCGGAATATTACGAGCTTAGCGAGGAGACGGCTGCGCTGCTGAATCAGGCGAGGGCCGAAGGTGCGCGAATCGTTGCGGTAGGGACAACCTCAGCGCGGACGCTGGAAACCGTTGCGACCCGCTTTGAAAATGAAAGCATTCAGGCATGCAGCGGCTGGACTGATATATTTATTTTTCCCGGCTATTCCTTCAAGCTTGTTAATGCGCTGCTGACCAATTTCCATTTGCCCAAGTCGACGCTGGTTATGCTCGTCAGCGCGCTTGCTGGGCGCGATGCGGTGATGAGCGCGTATGCGGAAGCGATTCGTGAGGAATACCGCTTTTTCAGCTTCGGCGATGCGATGTTTATTTATTAA